From the Ammospiza caudacuta isolate bAmmCau1 chromosome 1, bAmmCau1.pri, whole genome shotgun sequence genome, the window ATTTAGGAGACatgaggaaaaacagcagcataaAAGGAACTGAACAAACTTTAGCCTTGACCTTCTGTTATCTTCCAAAAAATGGACAAAATTTCCCAGagggaaaggagctggagaGATGGCAGCACCAGCTGGCCTCAGAGTCTCAGACAGAGGCTGACCAAGCCCAACAGCAGCACGGCCTcagggccagggagggatggggagtgCTCAGCCCAGTCACTCACAgcctcccttccctgccaggggcagctcctgctccctttgTCCCTTCTCTGGGACACAGTGACTCACAGAGGCACCTACACCTGGCCAGGGTCTCACTGGCACAGGGGaaaagagcagctctgaggagctcAGAGGGTCCTTCACCAGTGCCTTCCCACCACCAGGCTCAATGCCCTCAGAAATCCTGGCAGTTTGATGAGGTTTATTTGTATATCGAAATCATGAAAGACCCCGGcagtatttttaagaaattcaCTGCTGGAGCAATGTCAGCTGTCTCCACAAGATGTCACAAGACAATAAGGATGAAGAAAGAAACCAATCCTTCCAGACATCCAGGCAGCATCTTAGGATATTTGTGCTTCCTTTCAGATATAACATACATACAATGGCTCACATAAAATATAATCTCAAAGGATTATACAGCCTAAGAGATAGAGATTATCTGCAATAGCTAACTATAAATGATGTCCCCAAATGCAGGAATTTTGGAATTTATCATATACTGTTGTTATCCTTGCACTTCCAACTGTTCATGGTGCTATATTTTATCAATAAATCAGTATCATCTGTAGGCTTGGCCTTATGTACTGGGCAAATTCTGTATAAAATAGTAACATTCAGTCAATAAACTCCTGTGTTTTCCATGTAATGATTCTTTGTGGGTACATTCCTTTCTCCCCTAAATTCCATGTGAATTATTATTCTGTATTCTGGAAAAGGTCTGCTCTTCTCTCTCATATTAAGTGGAGATTATATAGTGGCCTTAGCAGATTTCTTACCAACACAAACCATCAGGCATGTTGTTTGTAAAGCATACTGGAATCTTTTTGATTGAAACCATTAATGAATTAATGCAAACAATGTCATCACTTCTGGAAGTGCTCACTCGGCCTGCAGCTCTTACCcaaacaggcacaggcacaggcaaaCTTCTGGAGCAAACACTCGCAGCACCAAAACCCCATCCACAAGCACCTTACAACCTTCTCATGCAGCAGGCCCACAGTGTAAATGTGGGGAATGTGCTAATAATGAAGATACAGGCCCATCATCACTTCATAGCTTACACCTGCCCTCCACACCTCCCCCACAGCTCTGACAAGTGTCAGGATGACCAGACGCATTCCCTGGCACTGTACTACAGCTGCAGAGGTGTTGAGCAGCCTGTAATTACAGCTTGGGTTAACAGCTTTGTTAGCAGTGGCCTGTAATTGGGATACACACAGGAGATGCCCAGTTTCCATTTAGAACAAGCTTCCCAtcctcctgtgccagcctggggctgaggAGCCATGATGAGAGCTGAGGAAGGGGAagccccaaggctgctcctgcctgcccaggtgGGAAGAGTGACTTGAAAGCTGCTCAGCACAAAATGACCTGCTGGAAAAGGACCTGGAAGTGCTGGTTGGCAGTGGCTGAACATGAGACGGTATGTGCCCAGCTGGCCAAGGAGGCCTCCTGAGCTTCTGTGCCAGCaccagtgtggccagcaggaccagggcagtgactgttcctctgtgctgggcactggggcagccacacctcgagtgctgtgtccagttctgggcccatCAATGTAGGaaggacactgaggtgctggagcatgtccagagatgGGACACAACGCCGgtgaaggggctggagcacaatTCTGAAGAGGTGCAGTTGTTTAGCCTGGAATAAAGGAAACTCAGAGGtgtgaccttatcactctgcAGCCACCTGGTGATCGGTCACAGGCTGGACTCGATCATCTCAGAGATCCTTTCCAGCCTATTtgcttctgtgattctatgaaggAACTCGCAGCCGCCGCAGCCTCAGCTCGCCCGGCAATCCCCGGGCCCGCTGTCTGTCCGCGGCGGGGAGGAGAGCGCCGGTGGGGCCGGGATGCTGCAGAGGGAGCGTCCCTGTGTGAGCGTCCCTGTATTGCAGGGAGACGTAGGGAGCTGTAGTCCCGGATAGGAGGCGGGTCCCTCCcggtgctgcagggagctgtagtcccggtgctgcagggagctgtagTCCAGATCTCGGTGCTGtagagagctgcagggagctgtagTCCCGGTGCTGTAGGGAGCTGTAGTCGAGATCCCGGTGCTATAGGGAGCTGTAGTCCCGGTGCTGTAGGGAGCTGTAGTCGAGATCCCGGTGCTGTAGGGAGCTGTAGTCCCGGTGCTGTAGGGAGCTGTAGTCGAGATCCCGGTGCTGTAGGGAGCTGTAGTCCCGGCAGCCGCCGCCTACAGCTCCCGGCGGGCCGTGCCCTCGCTGCCGCTGGGACGGGCTGAGATGGCGGCGGCGCGGCTGAGCGGCACCGAGCACCGTCTGGTGTCTCTGCCCCTGTCGCGGATCCGTGTCATCATGAAGAGCTCCCCGGAGGTATCCAGCATCAACCAGGACGCGCTGTTCCTCACGGCCAAGGCCACGGTACCGGCtcgccctgccctgccctcggGCCCCCCGCGCCTCCCGTCCCCGGCTGAGGGGCCTCTGCCCTCGGAGCGCTGCCCCGGCTTGGGCCGGGCTCCTGCTCCCCTTCTCTGCCCGCATCCCGAGtctagaatcacagaatggtttgtgttgggagAAACTTGAAAGAACATCTCTTTACAAAGCcgtgccatggccagggacaccttccactgtccctggttgctccaagctccgtccagcctggccttgaacacttcctgGGATGGGAcggccacagcttctctgtgcaacctgtgccagggcctcaccaccctcggagggaagaatttcttcctaatatctgatctaaacctgCTTTCTGTCAGTTTggagccattcccccttgtcttgtcactacatgcccttgtaaatagtctctctccatcttcccTGTAGATTCCCTTCAGGTACTAAAATGTAATGAGTCTCTGCACTGAGGCGCCCATTGTATGTGCAGTTAAATATGGGGCTTCTGCCTTTAGATAGGAATAAATGATATGTTTGAATTCTTAGTCTGACTACTactaatttctgttttcattttttaggaGCTTTTTGTTCAGTATTTGGCTACATACTCCTACAAACAcggcagagggaaggagaagaacGCTCTGACGTACACTGATCTGTCTCATACAGCAGAAGAGTGT encodes:
- the CHRAC1 gene encoding chromatin accessibility complex protein 1 → MAAARLSGTEHRLVSLPLSRIRVIMKSSPEVSSINQDALFLTAKATELFVQYLATYSYKHGRGKEKNALTYTDLSHTAEECETFQFLADILPKKILASKYLKMLEKEKRDGEVREDDDEAEEEEDEDEAVGDSVGS